One genomic segment of Streptomyces sp. RerS4 includes these proteins:
- a CDS encoding HAMP domain-containing sensor histidine kinase: MRTRLVVSAVVLIAVVGAAIGTVTTLALRSYLVDRLDEQLRVSLEMATRGPGAGKAARENNNGYVLAPGNPPDTAGVRLDPFGQVRGTARSTNAGGASLDHVKPLTEAQTQAFLQAARSAAHGRSGPVNLDVPDLGAYRVRTAPDGSLVLGLPLREVDSTVGTLVAAEVSVTLAGLIAASLAGQALVGVALRPLRRVAVTATRVSELPLHSGEPALHERVPDAEADPRTEVGQVGAALNRMLGHVSSALTARQHSEMRVRQFVADASHELRTPLASIRGYAELTRRGREEIGPDTRHALGRIESEATRMTGLVEDLLLLARLDAGRPLDTGDTGTDLAPLVVDAVSDARAAGPAHHWRLDLPDEPAPVRADAARIQQVLVNLLANARTHTPPGTTVTARVSRETSLVRLRIEDDGPGIPPDLLPHVFERFARGDASRSRAAGSTGLGLAIVQAVVAAYGGEVGVRSEGGRTTFEVELPLAADTDGPAHSQTGHSLSTHR, from the coding sequence CTGCGGACCCGGCTCGTCGTCTCGGCCGTGGTGCTGATCGCCGTCGTGGGGGCGGCCATCGGCACCGTCACCACCCTCGCCCTGCGCTCGTACCTGGTCGACCGGCTCGACGAGCAACTGCGCGTCTCCCTGGAGATGGCCACCCGGGGCCCCGGCGCGGGGAAGGCGGCCCGGGAGAACAACAACGGCTACGTCCTGGCCCCCGGCAACCCGCCCGACACCGCCGGCGTCCGCCTCGACCCCTTCGGCCAGGTACGCGGCACCGCCCGCAGCACCAACGCCGGCGGAGCCTCCCTCGACCACGTCAAACCCCTCACCGAAGCCCAGACGCAGGCCTTCCTCCAGGCCGCCCGCAGCGCGGCGCACGGCAGATCCGGCCCCGTGAACCTCGACGTGCCGGACCTGGGCGCCTACCGCGTACGCACCGCCCCCGACGGCAGCCTCGTCCTCGGCCTCCCGCTGCGGGAGGTCGACTCCACCGTGGGGACCCTGGTCGCCGCCGAGGTGTCCGTCACCCTGGCCGGTCTCATCGCCGCCTCCCTGGCCGGGCAGGCCTTGGTCGGCGTTGCCCTGCGCCCCTTGCGGCGGGTCGCGGTCACCGCCACCCGGGTCTCCGAACTCCCCCTGCACAGCGGGGAACCCGCCCTGCACGAGCGGGTACCCGACGCGGAAGCCGACCCCCGCACCGAGGTCGGCCAGGTCGGCGCCGCCCTCAACCGGATGCTGGGCCACGTCTCCTCCGCGCTCACTGCCCGCCAGCACAGCGAGATGCGGGTCCGCCAGTTCGTCGCCGACGCAAGCCACGAGCTGCGCACCCCCTTGGCCTCCATCCGCGGCTACGCCGAACTCACCCGCCGGGGACGGGAGGAGATCGGGCCCGACACCCGCCACGCGCTGGGCCGCATCGAGTCCGAGGCCACTCGGATGACCGGCCTGGTCGAGGACCTGCTGCTGTTGGCCCGCCTCGATGCGGGCCGCCCGCTCGACACCGGGGACACCGGCACCGACCTCGCCCCGCTCGTCGTGGACGCCGTCAGCGACGCCCGCGCCGCCGGCCCCGCCCACCACTGGCGGCTCGACCTCCCCGACGAGCCCGCGCCCGTACGCGCCGACGCGGCCCGGATCCAGCAGGTGCTGGTCAACCTACTCGCCAACGCCCGCACCCACACCCCGCCGGGCACCACCGTCACGGCCCGTGTTTCACGTGAAACATCCCTCGTCCGGCTCCGGATCGAGGACGACGGCCCCGGAATCCCGCCCGACCTGCTGCCCCACGTCTTCGAGCGCTTCGCCCGGGGCGACGCCTCCCGCTCCCGGGCCGCCGGCTCCACCGGCCTCGGCCTCGCCATCGTCCAGGCCGTGGTCGCGGCGTACGGCGGGGAGGTCGGCGTACGGAGCGAGGGCGGCCGGACCACCTTCGAGGTCGAACTCCCCCTCGCGGCCGACACGGACGGCCCCGCGCACTCACAGACGGGGCACAGCCTGAGCACACACCGGTGA